The sequence GGCCTACCCTTAAATATTTTCTGGTGCCGACGGCAGGAATCGAACTCGCGACCCCCTGATTACAAGTCAGGTGCTCTACCAACTGAGCTACATCGGCAACGGCACGCAGAATAATTCATCGGGCTTATTAAGGCAAGCCTTTATCTCAACTATTTCGCTAAGTCCTTGGAAGTAAAGAAGGCATCAGAGAAAAATTCATCATTTGGCAAACCGCGAGAAACACAATGGGTGTAGGCCGCCTCCACCATTACGGGCGCACCGCAGGCATAAACCTGGTAGCCGGCAAGGTTAGTAAAGTCATTCATCACCGCTTCATGCACCAGCCCTGTGCGGCCACTCCAGGCATCCGCATCGCTTGGCTCAGACAAAACAGGGATAAAGGTGAAGTTGGGGTGTGCTTGCTGCCATTGGGACGGCAGCTCAGGCATATAAATGTCGGCCAAAGTGCGTGCCCCCCAGTACAAAACAATTTCGCGCTCAATGCCCTTATTAAAGGCGTACTCTAAAATCCCCTTGATCGGCGCAAAGCCGGTACCGGTAGCAATCAGCAAAATCGGCTTATCACTGTCTTCACGCAAAAAGAACGAGCCCAGCGGGCCGGTAAAGCGCATGATTTCGCGCTCTTTCATGCTGTTCCAGACATAATCAGAAAACTCGCCACCTGCTACATGACGAATATGCAATTGCAGGTATTCGGCATCGTGCGGTGCATTGGCGATCGAGAACGAGCGTTTTTTACCATTTTTGGTATGAATATCAATATATTGCCCCGCTAGAAAAGCCAGTTTTTCGCTGCTTGGCAATTTAAGCGATAACACAACCACGTCATGCGAAACTTTGTCCATGGTCTGCACACGGCATGGCAGGGTTTTAATTTGAATATCTTTGCTGGCGGTGACTTCTTTGCATTCAATCGTGATGTCTGCATCGGTACTGGCGCAGCAAAACAACGCATAGCCGTTTTCCCGCTCCATCTCGGATAAAGCACTTTCAGCGTAATCGCCGTGAGTGACCTCACCAGTAATCACCCGGCCTTTACACGAGCCACACGCGCCGTTTTTACAGCCGTAAGCCATATTAAAACCACCACGCATAGCCGCGTCTAAAATAGTTTCATTATCATTCATGGCGATTTGCTGGCCACTTGGTAGAATAGTAAGTTGCTTGCTCATTGCGATCCGCTATGCGAAAAAATCGATTACTTATTATAGGGTGCGGCGATGTTGTTATCCGCGCCCTGCCTTGGTTAACTCAACGTTTCAAAGTCTATGCCACCGCACGTAGCGCTGAAGCGGCAGGCAAGCTGCGTAAGCTTGGACTTATCCCTGTACTGTGCGACCTGGATCAGGCCGCGAGCCTGCACCGTTTATCCGGCCTTGCCCGCTGGATTATTTATAGTGCGCCGCCAGCAGGCGAGGGTAATGATGATATACGCTGCAAGCGCTTTATCGCCAAAATGGAGCGCTACACGGGCTTTGATAAGTCAGCGATTCTAACACCTCGTCACCTGGCTTACATCAGCACCAGTGGCGTTTATGGCGATTGCAAGGGTGAATGGGTGGCAGAAACCCGGCCCCTCTTTGCACAATCGGCCAGAGCCATTCGCAGGGTTGCGGCAGAAAACAGCTTGAAAGCGTGGGCCAGATCACAAAAAATCAAGCTGGCTATTTTACGCGCCCCGGGGATTTACGCGCGTGAACGCTTACCCGTGCAGCGTATTATGCAAGCCACACCTGCATTAATCAGTAATGAAGACAGCTGGTCAAATCATATTCATGCCGATGATTTAGCTAAAGCCGTGAGCATTGCTCTATTTCGCGGAAAGCCATTAAGGGCGATTAATGTAGTGGACGATCAGCCGCATAAAATGGGCGATTATTTTGACCAGGTAGCAGATTTTATTGGCCAGCCCCATCCACCCAGAATTAGCCGCCAGGATGCGCCGGCAGCGTTATCGGCAAGCCTGATGTCTTTTTTAAATGAATCACGGCGGCTGAGAAATATACGTTTAAAAAAAGAATTAAGGCTAAAGCTAAAATGGCCTAGTGTTGATTTTTTTCTAAAACAGAAATAAAAAGAGGGGCGAATAATTTCGCCCTCTTTTGTTTTAATCCAGGCTATCAGCCGGTGAGTGCTTTTCTTTCCGCCTCTAGCTGTGCCATTAATCTTTGAATATTTGCTTCAGTTTGCCTTGGCAGATTAACAAACTGACACCCCATCATCCAGGCAAATTGCCCTGGGCGCTGCTCAAGCTGGCGTAATGAGCGCACTTCAAAATTAAGCTTCATGATTCCGGCAGGACCAAAATCAAAAGAAATCTCGTTATGAACACTTCCCTTTTCAATTAAGGGTTTAAGTTCATTAGGCATCCACGCCCCAATTCCGCCTAAAGATATATCATGCAAATTCACCCATTCGCGTGCACCATTTGCAAAGACCATCTGACAACGATAAGGCCGGGCAACAGGTGTTGGCAAACGATAATATTCGCGGCGCTGCAATTTGATTAAATCAGCAGGAAAAGCTGTAGTTAAGGCCGGGCCATCTTCATGTTTGCAATTACGAACGATGCCCATTGCAAATTGTATTTTTACACCATCGGGAATGGCCAGCACTAAAGATCGGGGAGAATTAAGTAAAACCTGATTAGTTTCTGAATGCCCGCCAATATCAAAAATGAAGGTTTTGCCCTTCATATCGACGTCCAAAATACGGGATAAAATCAGCTCCCGTCCTTCATTAACATAAATAGTAATAAAAGTTCCGCGCTGAGCTAGCGTGCGCAACACGGCACCAATTTCCATCGGTGCGGTGATCCGGTAAGCCTCAATATCCTCTCCGTCCGAAATCGGACTTACTTGCTCGCTTTCACCCACAGATTTCTCGCCTTCATTAATTATTCATTAAGCAAAAGTGTTAAGTCATGCACAAATACACTTGTACCTGCACCATAGCTTACCATTACACGCGGCTTGCCATTTTTATCCAGCAAATAACTACCCGCGCTATGGTCAACCGTGTAATCACCACTACCGCTTATTTGTTTCTGGTAAATAATTTTATAGCGCCCCGCCACCTCTGCTAATTGCGCAGGCGTACCACTCAGCCCTAAAAATCGTGAATCAAAAACAGGTACATACTGGCTTAATACCTCTTTAGTATCTCTCTCTGGATCAACCGAAACAAATAATACTTGCACCTGATCCGCTTTTTTCCCCAATTGCTTCATTGCGTTTTTTAATTCAATCATGGTCGTGGGGCAAACATCAGGGCAATGGGTATAGCCAAAAAAAATGACTACAATTTTGTCTTTAAAATCAGCCAAAGAACGGGTTTTGCCCATGTGATCGCTTAAAGTAAATTCGCCGCCCAATGCACCGCCACTAATATCACTACCCTGAAACTGAGGCTTAGAGCAAGAGGTCAATAAAACCAAACACACAACAAAACAAAGGATTCTTAACATCTGCAATTATCCCTTCGATTATTTATAGTTTGCTTTGCTCCTGCTTCACAAGCAAGTACTGCTATTGTTTGTGAAGGCAAAGCCAAATACTGAGCCTCTGGGTTATGTGCTATTTCTGCCAGTAATGGTGCAGGCAAATGTGTTTGCAGATATTGCACATTATCGGCATAGCGCGGCATTTCTGAATCAAGCTGGTTAGCAATCCACCCTGCCAGAGGCAAACCTGCCGCTAAAATAGCCCCGGCACTCAGCATGGCATGGTTCAGGCAACCTAAACGCATCCCCACCACCAGGATCACAGGAGCTTGCAGACGCCTTGCCAAGTCAGCCATGGACGCCTCTTCTGACAAAGGGGCAAACCAGCCACCCGCCCCTTCCACCAGCACCACATCAGCCAGCGTTTGCAGCTGTTTAGCCGCATTGACAATCAAATCCAAATCTAAAACTTGCCCGGCATCTCTGGCAGCCAAATGGGGTGAGATGGGTGCTTCAAACAAATAGGGGCAAGCCAGATGAGCCGGTACCGGGACATTTGACGCGTCAGCATGCGCAGCCACATCGCTATTCCAGAGCTTACCGTCCCGCCATTCACAGCCCGCAGCAACGGGCTTCATCCCTGCTGCTGATTGGCCCGCTGACACAAAACCACGCAAAAGCTGCGCTGTGGCGATGGTTTTGCCCACATCGGTATCCGTGCCGGTTATAAAAAACATTTGCCCGCTCATGCTTGCCGTGGCCTGAATTCAATAATCTGGCTGCCATCTGCATTCTTTCTGGCAGGCGGCGTTAAAGGCTTCCAGGCATGACCGTAAAGCACTTCATAGGTGCATGGCAGTAAACCATCGCGCCTGAATGTTTCGTATTTTGCCACCATCTTTTGCCAGGCGGCTTTACCCAGCATGCCCCGCGATCGCCCTGTCGCAACATTGTGCGCTCCGATGTCTTTTAAATCCTGCATGATCGCTTTGGCACTATCGTAAGTCATGGTAAGGTATTCCATATCCATCACCGGCATACTCAGACCATTTTTGAGTAAGGCATCACCAAGATCATGCATATCGATAAAACGGTTTACATGCTCTTTGTCATCAACCTCAGCAAATGATGCGCGTAACTCTTTTAAGGTATCCGGGCCAAGAGTAGAAAACATCAATAGCCCGCCGGGCTTTAAAACCCGGCTAAATTCTGCAAATACAGCATCCGGCTCATTACACCATTGCAAGGTAAGGCTGGACCAGATTACATCCACCGATTCATTTGCCAGCGGCAAGGATTCGATATCAGCACAAAGATAGTCTGCACCCTGGCCACGTAAATTTGCCCACAGCTTTTTTAAGCCTCCGCCCTCTTTGGCCTTAGCCACTTGTAACATGCCCGGCGCTAAATCCAGCTCAATCAACCGGGCATTTTTGTAAAGCATTTTTAATTGCGGCGCACAATAACCCGTGCCACAACCCGCATCCAATACGGTAGCAGGAGTAACCTTGATGTAATCCAGCCGCTCAAACATACGATCAGCCACTTCGCGCTGCAAAATCGCCGCAGCATCATAGCTTGTGGCTGCTTTATCAAAAGCAGCCCGCATGGCTGCCTTTTCGGTATGAAAAGATTTACTCATAGATAGGGAATAACCTGCTCCAGCGAGATTGCCTCGAATGCCCTTAAGGCATCCGAGTGATGCTTTACCGAAAGTAGCTGATTTATACCTCAGCCTTAGCGAGCTTCATTTTAATAAATTCAATCACCACCGGCATAGCAGGAATCAACACCAGTGCAATTGCAATTGAACCAATATTTTTTGCAATAAAAGGAATACCACCAAGGAAATAACCTGCGTAAAGCAAGGAAACCACCCAGACCGCAGCACCAATCAGATTAAACATTAAAAAGCGGTGATAACTCATCTCGGCCATACCCGCCACAAAAGGCGCAAAGGTGCGCACAATAGGTACAAAACGCGCCAGAATAATGGTTTTACCACCATGCCTTTCATAAAAAGCGTGGGTCTTTTGCAAATAATCCTGGCGAAAAATTTTGGAATCTTTATTGGCAAAAAGCTTATGACCAAAATAACGGCCAATCGTGTAATTAACTGCATCTCCCAAAACTGCAGCAGTAAATAGCAAGCCCATCAGAACATATAAATTCATATGTCCGCCACCTGCCAGCATACCGGCCACAAACAATAATGAATCACCCGGCAAAAAAGGCATGATCACCACGCCGGTTTCTACAAAAATCACCGAAAACAAAAGTGCATAAACCCAATTGCCATATTGGGCAATAATCTGGGCTAAATACATATCAAGATGTAAAAACACATCAATGGGATTAAATTCCATCTTTTCTCTCCAAACAGGCTGTTGAAAAAGACTACGAGATTAAAAGGGTGAGCCGCCCCACAATTGATGGATGACCCCGAAATACTTTAAAACCTTTTATTTAAACCAGAGCCTGCGGCGCAATCCATTTTTCAACAACCTAGCAAGCATAAAAACGCCGACGAGATGCTCGTCGGCTTAGGGCTAAGCACAGAGTAAAAAACTTAAACTACGGCTTCTTCTTTGATTCTGACCGGCTTAATCATATTTTCACGTGTAACACCCAGCATCAGTAAAAGCGGGGACGCCACCAGAACTGATGAATAGATACCGAACACGATACCAATCGTAAGAGCCATAGCAAAACCGTGCAGGGCTGCCCCACCGAAAATCAGCATCGATAACACCATGCACTCGGTCGAGCCGTGGGTAATGATTGTACGGCTAATCGTTGCTGTAATCGCATTATCAATCACTTCCGGCACCGTTTTACCACGCAGATTGGGCTTGCGGAAATTCTCACGGATCCGGTCAAACACAACCACCGATTCATTCACGGAATACCCCAGCACAGCCAGAATACCCGCCAGCACAGTCAGGCTGAATTCCCATTGAAACAATGCAAAGCAGCCCAGAATAATAATCACATCGTGCATATTGGCGATCACAGCCGATACCGCAAAACGCCATTCAAAACGAACAGCCAGGTAGGCAATAATCCCGACGCATACCAGCAAGATCGCCGTTGCACCATGGGTAACCAGCTCGCTGCCAACTGATGGGCCGATAAACTCAACCTTACGCAACTCAACAGCAGAGTTGTCCGCCTTAAGCAGATTCAGCACTTCATTCGATAGCTGGGCACTGGTTTTGGTCTTGATGTTTGGCAAACGCACCATCACATCGCGCGTAGTACCCAGTGACTGAACCTGGGCCTCGCCATACTTTAAACTGTCTACCTTTTCACGTACCTGGTTTAAATCGACAGACTGGGCATAACGCAGCTCCATCACCGTACCACCGGTAAATTCCACGCCCAGATTCAGGCCTTTCATCACCAAAAACGCCACAGCCAGAACAAAGGTTGCCAGAGAAATCGCCGTTGTGAGCTTGCCATAGCTCATAAACGGGATATCACGCTTTATATGAAAAAATTCAATCATTGCGATGCACCCTTACACGGCCAGCGTCGAAACACGACGGCCGCCATAAATGAGGTTAATAACGCCGCGAGAAACAAACACCGCGCTATACATTGACGTTAGGATCCCGATGCAATGAACCCATGCAAAACCGCGTACTGCACCCGAACCAAAAATCAGCAGTGCAAGACCGGCAATCAAGGTTGTGACGTTGGAATCCAGAATCGTCGCAAAAGCATGATCATAACCATTACTGATTGCAGCCTGGGGTGTCATGCCCAAACGTAGCTCTTCCCGAATACGCTCATTAATCAGCACATTGGCATCAATTGCCATACCCAGCGTTAAAGCAATCGCTGCAATACCCGGCAGTGTTAATGTCACACCAAGTAAAGACAGCATCGCCAGCAGGAATAATAAATTACCCGCAAGTGAAATCGCCGATACCACACCGAATACACGGTAATAGATCATCATAAAGACGGCAATCGCAAAGAAACCATAAAGCGTCGAGTTAAAACCCTTGCTGATATTGTCCTTGCCCAGGCTAGGGCCAATAGTACGCTCTTCCACGATATTCATCGGTGCAGCCAAGGAGCCAGCACGTAATAGCAGAGCGGTATCGTTGGCTTCGGCAACGCCCATCGAGCCAGAAATCTGTACACGGCCGCCGCCAATTTCAGAACGAATCACAGGCGCAGTCACTACTTCGCCCTTGCCCTTTTCAACCAGCACCATCGCCATACGCTTACCAATACTTTCTTTGGTTAACGTTTTAAAAATGGCAGCACCGGTAGAATCAAGGTTGATATGCACCGCTGCCGAGTTCTGATCATCAAAACCCGCCTGTGCATCATTGATATTATCCCCCGTCAGCTCGACTTCTTTTTTCAGCAAGATCGGACGGTTCTGACCATCACTACCGCGCTCACTTAATAGCTCAAAGCCCGCAGGCACATTGCCATTGAGTGCTTCGGACATTTTGGCCTGATCATCTTCCACCATCCGTACTTCCAGTGTGGCAGTACGGCCCAGAATATCTTTAGCCTTGGAGGTATCCTGCACGCCCGGCAATTGCACCACGATACGGCCTTCGCCTTGCTGCTGAATCACGGGTTCAGCCACGCCCAGCTCGTTCACACGATTATGCAAGGTGGTGATATTTTGCTTCACGGCATCGTTTTTCAACTGCTGCAATGCGACAGCAGAATACGAAATCACAATTTTGTTCTCGCGAACATCAATCTGGCTCTGTTGCAGGACCTGGCGTAAAGCCTTGGCAGCTGCCTGAGTAGTTTCCTCGTCACGCAGCTGAACTTCAACGCTGTCACGGGTAGCCACAATACGGCCATAGCGAATTTTCTTTTCTTTGAGCTCACGGCGAACATCACCTGCTGTTTTTTCCAGCGCCTTATCAACAGCCGCTTTCATATCCACTTCAAGCAAAAAGTGCACACCACCACGTAAATCCAGACCCAGTGACATGGGCTTAGCGCCCAGTTTTGTCAACCAGGACGGCGTGTCTGACAAAAGATTTAAAGCCACGCTGTAATCATCACCCAGCCTGGCCTGTAAAAGATCTTTGGCCTTAAGCTGAACTTCCGTGTCTTTAAAGCGAAACTTTACCGATGTGCCATCAAAGAAGACATCTTCGGTTTTAATACCAGCCCCCTTCAAAACAGCCTCGGCATTTTGCTGAAGCGCGGCATCGACCTTCACCGTAGCGCGAACGCTGGCAATTTGTACTGCCGGGCTTTCACCAAACAGATTAGGCAAGGTGTAGAGCGCTGCCAAAGCAACACTCAGAATAATTAATAGGTATTTCCAAATCGGGTAGCGATTCATGGCAGGACCCAGAAATGCACAAAAGGCGGCACAGTTGTTCAACACAACCATTGCCGCCTAATTGGGCTTTACTTGTTATTTTTAATAGTGCCTTTTTCCAGACGCGCAGCAACAGCAGCACGTTGGAACAGGATTTCTACGCCATCAGCCAGCTCAAGAGTGACATACTGCTCATTCACCTTGGCAATGCGGCCAGCCATGCCACCACTGGTCACAACTTCATCGCCTTTAGCCAGGGCAGCCAGCATGGCTTGCTGTTCTTTAGCGCGTTTTTGTTGTGGACGAATCAACATAAAATAAAACAAAACAAAAATCACGATCATGGGAAGAAAAGACATAAAGTCCATTCCTGCCGCCGGTGCGGCACCTTGAGCAAATGCGGGTGCAATGAACATATCGAGTCGGTTCCGTGTCAATAATGCAAAGCGCCCCATTCTAGCCGGTGAACCGCACAAAATCTACCCGGTTTTGTTGCCTTGAGCATCAACGCGACTTTAAAACGGCATCATATGCTCTTTGACCGGAACGGCTTTGCATTTCGTAAAAAGCAAAGGGAACTTTCGCCTGGCAAAATAGTCTGGCCAAAAAACAGCAAATTTTCGGGAATCCCAAAGGTGAAAGGGCAAAAGCTTGCCACACAATCAAATACCAATCAGAACGCCATCTGCTTGGCCCAGAAACGCTCCATCCAGCTTTTTTTATGACTCGTCGCTTGCGCGCTGCACGATAAAAAATGCTTGGTGTAGCGCTTGTCACCTTCCATAATATGATTGATCAGCCAGTTTCTTAAGAAATGCATTAATTCAAAAGTAATCGCCTCACCACCAAGTAAACGAGCCTGTAAATCGTTCATCTGTTTTATTAAATCTTCGTGACACCGCTTGTGCTCATCGTAATCGGGGTAGCCCAAAATACGCATTAAGCTTTCTTCCACCATAAAATGAGACCGGGTGTAATCGGCCAGCCTGCCTAAAATATGCCCCGACGCCTCGCTGCCATGGTGCAAACGAATCGCATCGTGCAATACATTGAGCAGATCAATGAGTACTTTATGCTGCTCATCAATTTCCTGAATACCGACCGATAACTCATCACTCCACTCAAAAAAGACAGGCATTTCGTGTTTATCCTTGTTTATCTGTATGCGGTACATTACTTAACGAAGTACCATTGTAACATTGACCCACATCAAACCTCACGCAAGACTAGGGAAAGCCTGAATAATTATTCAGTCAATAATTCCACCTCAAAGATTCAAAGCCAAGCACCCTTCAAGCAAAAAATTCCGCTAAATAACCACCACAGGCAGCAAAAGCATTCTCAAAAGAAGGCGAGAATGCGACAATACGGGGGAGAATCCCATTAGGTAAGAAAAAATGCCCTGGCAAGAACTACGTATCACCACTGAATCATCCCAGGCAGAACGCCTTTCCGACGCACTTTTTGAGCTGGGCGCATTGTCCGTAAGTGTTGAAGATGCCGCAGCAGGGACCGATGCAGAAAAGCCGATCTTTGGTGAGCCGGGAGAGCCGGTCGATCAAATGTGGGAAAACAGCGTGGTGCTCGCCCTTTTTGATGAAGATATCGACACCAGCCTGATTGTCACCGCAGCAAGTAATACTTTGAAGATAGCTATTCCACCCCACGATGTGGTGCGCGTTGAAGAGCAGGACTGGGTTCGCCTCACCCAATCACAATTTAATCCCATCCCCATTTCCGAGCGGCTTTGGATCACCCCGACCTGGCACGAGTGCCCGAATACCGGGGCGATCAGCATTCAGCTCGATCCAGGTCTGGCTTTTGGTACGGGTAGTCATCCTACAACACGTCTTTGCCTGAAATGGCTGGATAATCACCTTACAAGGGGCGAAACCTTACTCGATTATGGCTGCGGCTCTGGAATTTTAGCCATTGCAGCCATGAAACTCGGTGCCGCCTCGGCAGCGGGTGTAGATATTGATCCACAGGCCATGACCGCATCCAGACAGAATGCAGAACAAAATACAGTTGAAGTGCAGTTTTATCTGCCAGACGCAGAACCCGCCGAGACCTATGATGTCGTGATTGCCAATATTCTAACCAATCCACTCAAAGCTTTAGCCCCTATGCTGGCTGCTAAAGTAAAAATGAACGGTCGCATTACGTTGTCCGGTATTCTGGCCGAGCAAGCTGATGATGTGATCACTATCTACAGCCAATGGTTTGCAATGAACGCTCCGCAAGCCGAAGAGGGCTGGGTTTGCTTATCAGGTATTCGTAAATAAACCGCATGAACGATATTACCCGTTGCCCAAACTGCCAAACCGCTTTTCGTGTAACGGCAGCACAGTTGCAAGCCCACCGGGGCAAGGTTCGCTGCGGGCGTTGCGCCTTTATTTTTAATGCGACCAAGAGCCTGGAAAGCGAAACAGAGCCTGCCATCACTTTAACGGTAGCGCCTGCGCCAGCCGTCTCTGGGGTAAGGCCCCCTGCCACACCAAAGGCCAGCCCGGCTCAGCCTCAGCCTCAGCCTCAGCCTCAGCCTCAGCCAGCAGAGCGTGCCCGCTCTAAGCTGATTGTGCCAGATACGCCTGTCACGGAACCTGAAGCGAGCTTTGTGGCACAACCCAAAACAGCCAAGGTTGCAACGCCCCCAGGCCCAAACCGGATCAAAGCGCCTTCGGCAGCAAACACGAGTCAGAACTATCGCCCTATCTACGCCGAAGTCGATGAAATGCCGACTCCTGCCCGCTCGCGCTGGCAAGGGCTGTGGATCGCCGCCTGCCTTATTCTGATTTTTAGCTTTGCCGCACAGCTCGCTTATCAGCAGCGCACCAAGATATCGATGGAATTCCCCTGGATGCGCCCCAAGCTTATTACGCTCTGCCAGGCACTTGGCTGCAGCATGCCCTTACCCGAAAATACAGAAATGCTGCGCTCCGAATGGTCGGAACTCAGTTATGTGCCCGAGTTTCCAAACATCATCCAGCTCAATGCCACATTACGTAATCTTGCCCAGTACGAGCAGGCACTGCCTATGCTTGAGGTGACGCTCACAGATGATCAGGAAAGAACGGTGCTTAAAAAAATATTTAAACCTGCTGAATACCTGAACGGACATGAAAAAAAACAGCTAAAGTTTGATGCGCAAGATGATTTACGGGCTTTTCTACAAATCGATTTAGGTGAGCTGCACTCCACTGCCTACTCTATATATTGGTTTTATCCCTAGCCATTGTCCTGTATAAATAACAGGGCATCGCATTTAAAACCAATCTGTATAACTCAATAAATATACGGGACCGGTCATGGCTACAGTCTATTTAAACCATACTGAAATCAATGTCGGGGGAC comes from Iodobacter ciconiae and encodes:
- a CDS encoding CDP-6-deoxy-delta-3,4-glucoseen reductase, translating into MSKQLTILPSGQQIAMNDNETILDAAMRGGFNMAYGCKNGACGSCKGRVITGEVTHGDYAESALSEMERENGYALFCCASTDADITIECKEVTASKDIQIKTLPCRVQTMDKVSHDVVVLSLKLPSSEKLAFLAGQYIDIHTKNGKKRSFSIANAPHDAEYLQLHIRHVAGGEFSDYVWNSMKEREIMRFTGPLGSFFLREDSDKPILLIATGTGFAPIKGILEYAFNKGIEREIVLYWGARTLADIYMPELPSQWQQAHPNFTFIPVLSEPSDADAWSGRTGLVHEAVMNDFTNLAGYQVYACGAPVMVEAAYTHCVSRGLPNDEFFSDAFFTSKDLAK
- a CDS encoding NAD-dependent epimerase/dehydratase family protein, which gives rise to MRKNRLLIIGCGDVVIRALPWLTQRFKVYATARSAEAAGKLRKLGLIPVLCDLDQAASLHRLSGLARWIIYSAPPAGEGNDDIRCKRFIAKMERYTGFDKSAILTPRHLAYISTSGVYGDCKGEWVAETRPLFAQSARAIRRVAAENSLKAWARSQKIKLAILRAPGIYARERLPVQRIMQATPALISNEDSWSNHIHADDLAKAVSIALFRGKPLRAINVVDDQPHKMGDYFDQVADFIGQPHPPRISRQDAPAALSASLMSFLNESRRLRNIRLKKELRLKLKWPSVDFFLKQK
- a CDS encoding flagellar brake protein, producing MGESEQVSPISDGEDIEAYRITAPMEIGAVLRTLAQRGTFITIYVNEGRELILSRILDVDMKGKTFIFDIGGHSETNQVLLNSPRSLVLAIPDGVKIQFAMGIVRNCKHEDGPALTTAFPADLIKLQRREYYRLPTPVARPYRCQMVFANGAREWVNLHDISLGGIGAWMPNELKPLIEKGSVHNEISFDFGPAGIMKLNFEVRSLRQLEQRPGQFAWMMGCQFVNLPRQTEANIQRLMAQLEAERKALTG
- a CDS encoding SCO family protein translates to MLRILCFVVCLVLLTSCSKPQFQGSDISGGALGGEFTLSDHMGKTRSLADFKDKIVVIFFGYTHCPDVCPTTMIELKNAMKQLGKKADQVQVLFVSVDPERDTKEVLSQYVPVFDSRFLGLSGTPAQLAEVAGRYKIIYQKQISGSGDYTVDHSAGSYLLDKNGKPRVMVSYGAGTSVFVHDLTLLLNE
- the bioD gene encoding dethiobiotin synthase, coding for MFFITGTDTDVGKTIATAQLLRGFVSAGQSAAGMKPVAAGCEWRDGKLWNSDVAAHADASNVPVPAHLACPYLFEAPISPHLAARDAGQVLDLDLIVNAAKQLQTLADVVLVEGAGGWFAPLSEEASMADLARRLQAPVILVVGMRLGCLNHAMLSAGAILAAGLPLAGWIANQLDSEMPRYADNVQYLQTHLPAPLLAEIAHNPEAQYLALPSQTIAVLACEAGAKQTINNRRDNCRC
- the bioC gene encoding malonyl-ACP O-methyltransferase BioC; the encoded protein is MSKSFHTEKAAMRAAFDKAATSYDAAAILQREVADRMFERLDYIKVTPATVLDAGCGTGYCAPQLKMLYKNARLIELDLAPGMLQVAKAKEGGGLKKLWANLRGQGADYLCADIESLPLANESVDVIWSSLTLQWCNEPDAVFAEFSRVLKPGGLLMFSTLGPDTLKELRASFAEVDDKEHVNRFIDMHDLGDALLKNGLSMPVMDMEYLTMTYDSAKAIMQDLKDIGAHNVATGRSRGMLGKAAWQKMVAKYETFRRDGLLPCTYEVLYGHAWKPLTPPARKNADGSQIIEFRPRQA
- a CDS encoding DedA family protein — protein: MEFNPIDVFLHLDMYLAQIIAQYGNWVYALLFSVIFVETGVVIMPFLPGDSLLFVAGMLAGGGHMNLYVLMGLLFTAAVLGDAVNYTIGRYFGHKLFANKDSKIFRQDYLQKTHAFYERHGGKTIILARFVPIVRTFAPFVAGMAEMSYHRFLMFNLIGAAVWVVSLLYAGYFLGGIPFIAKNIGSIAIALVLIPAMPVVIEFIKMKLAKAEV
- the secF gene encoding protein translocase subunit SecF, which codes for MEFFHIKRDIPFMSYGKLTTAISLATFVLAVAFLVMKGLNLGVEFTGGTVMELRYAQSVDLNQVREKVDSLKYGEAQVQSLGTTRDVMVRLPNIKTKTSAQLSNEVLNLLKADNSAVELRKVEFIGPSVGSELVTHGATAILLVCVGIIAYLAVRFEWRFAVSAVIANMHDVIIILGCFALFQWEFSLTVLAGILAVLGYSVNESVVVFDRIRENFRKPNLRGKTVPEVIDNAITATISRTIITHGSTECMVLSMLIFGGAALHGFAMALTIGIVFGIYSSVLVASPLLLMLGVTRENMIKPVRIKEEAVV
- the secD gene encoding protein translocase subunit SecD, with product MNRYPIWKYLLIILSVALAALYTLPNLFGESPAVQIASVRATVKVDAALQQNAEAVLKGAGIKTEDVFFDGTSVKFRFKDTEVQLKAKDLLQARLGDDYSVALNLLSDTPSWLTKLGAKPMSLGLDLRGGVHFLLEVDMKAAVDKALEKTAGDVRRELKEKKIRYGRIVATRDSVEVQLRDEETTQAAAKALRQVLQQSQIDVRENKIVISYSAVALQQLKNDAVKQNITTLHNRVNELGVAEPVIQQQGEGRIVVQLPGVQDTSKAKDILGRTATLEVRMVEDDQAKMSEALNGNVPAGFELLSERGSDGQNRPILLKKEVELTGDNINDAQAGFDDQNSAAVHINLDSTGAAIFKTLTKESIGKRMAMVLVEKGKGEVVTAPVIRSEIGGGRVQISGSMGVAEANDTALLLRAGSLAAPMNIVEERTIGPSLGKDNISKGFNSTLYGFFAIAVFMMIYYRVFGVVSAISLAGNLLFLLAMLSLLGVTLTLPGIAAIALTLGMAIDANVLINERIREELRLGMTPQAAISNGYDHAFATILDSNVTTLIAGLALLIFGSGAVRGFAWVHCIGILTSMYSAVFVSRGVINLIYGGRRVSTLAV
- the yajC gene encoding preprotein translocase subunit YajC: MFIAPAFAQGAAPAAGMDFMSFLPMIVIFVLFYFMLIRPQQKRAKEQQAMLAALAKGDEVVTSGGMAGRIAKVNEQYVTLELADGVEILFQRAAVAARLEKGTIKNNK
- a CDS encoding bacteriohemerythrin, with protein sequence MPVFFEWSDELSVGIQEIDEQHKVLIDLLNVLHDAIRLHHGSEASGHILGRLADYTRSHFMVEESLMRILGYPDYDEHKRCHEDLIKQMNDLQARLLGGEAITFELMHFLRNWLINHIMEGDKRYTKHFLSCSAQATSHKKSWMERFWAKQMAF